The proteins below come from a single Hyphomicrobiales bacterium genomic window:
- a CDS encoding helix-turn-helix domain-containing protein, translating into MTGFVTIGQAAGAAGCNVQTVRYYEQIGLMPEPARTTGNQRLYSEADLQRLAFVRHARELGFPLPAVRDLLRLADCPSQSCEAADSIAREQLGQVKRRITRLQALKRELERMIAQCAGGSIAECRVIEVLGDHSKCIDARHPSA; encoded by the coding sequence ATGACAGGATTTGTGACCATTGGACAGGCGGCCGGCGCCGCCGGCTGCAACGTGCAAACCGTACGCTATTACGAGCAGATCGGGCTCATGCCGGAGCCGGCGCGCACGACGGGAAATCAGCGCCTTTATAGCGAGGCGGACCTGCAGCGGTTGGCCTTTGTCCGGCATGCACGCGAATTGGGGTTTCCGCTACCTGCCGTCAGAGATCTCCTGCGCCTGGCCGATTGTCCGAGCCAATCCTGCGAGGCCGCGGACAGCATAGCGCGTGAGCAATTGGGGCAGGTCAAGCGTCGCATAACACGCTTGCAAGCTCTCAAGCGGGAACTGGAACGAATGATCGCACAATGTGCCGGGGGCAGTATCGCGGAATGCCGGGTCATCGAGGTCCTGGGGGATCATTCGAAGTGCATCGACGCGCGCCACCCTTCCGCCTGA
- a CDS encoding DUF4167 domain-containing protein: MLNGTKKIRTNGRYDRNAGSFSGRAKRSPSTSNRPRADRVGVANAKQSYERYMALAHAAASTGDAIESENFHQHAEHYFRLMREQDPAPG, translated from the coding sequence ATGCTGAATGGCACTAAGAAAATCAGGACCAACGGGCGATACGACAGAAATGCCGGGTCGTTTTCCGGCCGCGCCAAGCGGTCGCCATCGACCTCGAATCGACCCCGGGCCGATAGGGTCGGCGTCGCAAACGCCAAACAGAGCTACGAACGCTACATGGCGCTTGCGCACGCCGCCGCGTCGACCGGCGATGCGATCGAAAGCGAGAACTTCCACCAGCACGCGGAGCATTATTTCAGGCTGATGAGGGAGCAGGATCCGGCGCCGGGATAG
- a CDS encoding cation transporter gives MSIECCHDEPKFDGASVGFKRALWAVIAINGSMFVVEMTAGALAGSQALQADALDFLGDTATYALSLFVIGMSPRARANAALVKGLSLGAMGLWVFGSTVYQTIILGIPRAEVMGIVGFLALVANAASVLLLLRYRDGEANVRSVWLCSRNDALGNIAVMLAAAGVWVTRTAWPDLIVAALMAGLFLWSSFQIVRQALDEHRQMKATGVAAE, from the coding sequence ATGAGCATCGAATGCTGTCATGACGAGCCGAAGTTCGACGGCGCGTCCGTTGGTTTCAAACGAGCATTGTGGGCCGTCATTGCCATCAACGGGAGCATGTTCGTCGTTGAAATGACGGCGGGCGCGCTCGCCGGATCGCAGGCCCTGCAAGCGGACGCGCTGGATTTTCTCGGCGATACCGCGACCTATGCGCTCAGTCTCTTCGTCATCGGCATGTCGCCGCGGGCGCGCGCGAACGCGGCGCTCGTCAAGGGCCTGAGCCTTGGCGCGATGGGGCTCTGGGTCTTCGGTTCGACCGTCTATCAGACCATCATCCTCGGCATACCGCGCGCCGAGGTCATGGGAATCGTCGGCTTTCTTGCACTCGTTGCGAATGCCGCCAGCGTGCTGCTTCTCCTGCGTTACCGGGACGGCGAAGCAAACGTGCGCTCGGTCTGGCTGTGCAGCCGCAACGACGCCCTCGGCAACATCGCCGTCATGCTCGCCGCGGCGGGCGTATGGGTGACCCGGACCGCATGGCCGGATCTGATCGTCGCCGCCCTGATGGCGGGCCTGTTCCTGTGGTCCTCGTTCCAGATTGTCCGGCAAGCCCTGGACGAGCATCGCCAAATGAAAGCTACGGGAGTCGCCGCGGAATGA